Genomic window (Streptomyces sp. SLBN-31):
GGCATGTGCTTGTCGTCGGTCTTTCTCGCCTGAGAGCTCGGGTGTTGCTGGTCAGGGTGGTGGGTTAGGGGCGTCGTGTGTGGGTGTTTGTGACATCGGGTGAGAAGTGGCAGCGTGCTGGGGGTGAGAGGGCCCAGGGGGTGCCGGCGGTGGCTACCAGCGCATGCCCAGCGCGTCGAGGTCGGTGCGGCGTTGTGGGGTGAGTTTGGCCGCTCTGCGGCGGGTGTTGTCGATCCAGGCACCGAGTTTGACGACCGTCTCCTGGCCGCCGTTGCCGCCTCCGCTCGCCCGGATTGTTTCGGTGTGTTTGCGGGGCACCCGTAGGTGGCCTTCGCGTGCGTGGAACTGGCGTGCGGCTGCGAGGTGGGTGGCCCACCATTCGTCCTGACTGCGCCGGCCCGGCGCTACGGTCTCGCCCGCGGCCGCGGGGTCGATGCCGGCGCTCTCCAGCAGGAACCGCTGCGCCGGCGTCAGCTGTTCCCATCCGGCCCGCTGCGCGGCGATCCAGGCGCCGAGGTCTTCGCCCTGGACGATGAGTTCACCCACCGCGGTCGGGAGGGTGCCGCTGGCGCGGGTTTGGGCGAGGGTGAGCCGGTAGCAGCGCTGCCAGGCCACGTCCCACCCCGCCAGGGCCCACCCGGGATCGAGGGCGTCCAGCGCTTCCATCCGCTCCTGGGCCAGTTCCCCGGCATACGAGAGGCCCGTCTCCCCATTCGCGCGTCGTGCGGCGTTCTCCGGGGTCTTGCGGGCCGCTGCGCGCTGGTTCTTCGCCCAGACCCCGATCTGGAACCCGTCTGCGCCCCAGACCGCGGTGGCCGGCGGCAGGAAGTGTCCGTGCGCGTCCGCGGACGCCTGTGCCACGGCGAGTCCGGCCTCCCAGGCGGAGGCCTGGACCGACCACACCATGCCCAGCGCCTCGAGTTCGGCGACGCGGCCGGCCTCGAGGGTGCCGGCGGCGTAGCAGCGGCGCTGATCGGTGAGGAACACCCCCAGGGGATACGAGCCGAACGCGCCCCACTCGTCCGGGGTGACGTACACATACGGCACCCGCAGCTCTTGCGCACCGCTCCCGCGCTGCCGCATGCGCCCGCTGCACAGTGCCCAGCCCGACCGAGGTGTATGTCGCGAACACCGTCACCGCCCCCGGGCCAGCCGTCCACGCCACCAGCACAGTTGGCTGGCGTGTTGGTCGCTGTGGGGGGCTTGGGCTTGGGCTTGTGACATCGCCGTCGGGTGCGGAGCCCGAACTGCTCACGCAGCGGAGCGTGGACGATAGGCCCCGCGCCCCGGTCCTGTACCCGTTGTCAGGGCCGGTTGGATGCTTTGTCCGTCGTGCTCGATGTGTCCATCGCGGTGCTGCGGGCGTCGGCCGAGGGGCGATACTGGGGGCCTGCCCGATCTCTCGACACCGAGCGCCTTCGAAATGCTGCGCGAACAGTACGCGCGTCGGCTGCCCGCGTCCTTGGACGAGCTCGCCGGGCCGACGACGGGCACGGTGGACCTTCCCCTGCATGTCGGGGTCTGACGGGGGTGGCCCCAACACGGGCCGCACCGTGTCACGAGGCGCTGGTGCCTACCGTCGGTCTGATAGGCCGGACGAGCTCCGGCGTCCGGGCGCCCCCGCACGAAGTCCGTCCATGACGATGTCCAGCAGGCGTGTCGCCTGCGGCTGCCAGTCATCGTGCGGGGCGAGCTGCCACAGGCCGGCGATGGCCAGCATGAAGTCGTCGGCTGTGACGCCGGGACGGATCGCGCCGGCCTCCTCGCAGGCGTGGAGCAGAAGGCCGGCAGCCTCGGTCACTGGGGTGTGGCCCGGTTTCGCCGCCTTCCCCGGCGAGGTGCTCAGGGCCTGGCGGATCGCCTCCGCCAGGCCGGCCTTGGTCATCGCGAACCGGGCGAGGTGGTCCATCCATGCCCGCAGCGCGCGGTCGGGTTCCATGGTCTCCAGCAGCACGGACGCGGTGTCGGCGATCTGCTGTACTCCGTGGCGGTAGAGCTCGAGGACGAGCGTCTCGCGGTTGGGGAAGTTCCGGTAGAACGTGCCCTGGCCGACGCCCGCCTTCTTGGCGATCGCGCTCAGCGGGGTGTCGGCAGCCCGGGAAAGCTCGGTGAGGGCCACTTCCAGAATGCGTTCGCGGTTGCGTTGCGCATCCGAGCGCAGGTGCGGGTCGTTCCTCTGCCGCACTCGTCCTCCTCGCCGGCTTGTGTCCGAAAGCGGTCCTTGAGAACCGGACAGTTGTCCACTACGTTCGACCGATAGCGGACAGCTGTCCGTTTGAGCTCACTCTAGCGTCGGACTGACGCCCCGACGTGTCCAGGACACGTGAAAGAAGGCTGAACATGGCCCCAGCCCCCTCGTCAACGTCCAGCGACATCACCCTGAACATCAACGGCGAGAAGCACAGTCTGCCCGTCGACCACCGCACCACCTTGCTTGACGCCCTGCGCGAGCGCCTCGACCTGACCGGCACCAAGAAGGGCTGCGACCAGGGGCAGTGCGGCGCCTGCACGGTACTGCTCGACGGACGCCGGGCGGTGTCCTGTCTGCAACTCGCCGTGGCCGCCGACGGACGCGAGATCACCACCGTCGAGGGCCTGGCCGAGGGCGACCGACTGCACCCGGTGCAGCAGGCGTTCCTCGACCTGGACGGCTACCAGTGCGGCTACTGCACCCCCGGCCAGATCTGCTCGGCGATCGCGGTGATCGAGGAACACGCGGCCGGCTGGCCCAGTGCCGTCACCGACGACGTCCGCCCCGAGGCTGGACCACCACCCCTGAGCGCCGAGGAGATCCGGGAACGGATGAGCGGGAACCTGTGCCGCTGCGGCGCGTACGTGTCGATCGTCCAGGCCGTGGCCCAGGCGGCGGAAGCGAAAACCAAGGAGGCGGCAGCGTGAGGGAGTTCGCATATGACCGGGCCCTCGACGTCTCCGGGGCCCTGGCCCTGCTGGACGCCGACCCCGACGCCCGCTTCCTCGGCGGCGGCACCAACCTCGTCGACCTGATGAAGACCGGCGTCGAGCGGCCCACCCGCCTGGTCGACGTCCGCGAACTGCCCCTGGACGGCATAGAGGTGACGGCGGACAGCGGCCTGCGCATCGGCGCCACCGTCACCAACAGCGACCTCGCCGCCCACCCCGAGGTCCGCCGCCGCTATCCGGCGTTGGCGCAGGCGGTACTGGCCGGCGCCTCCGGCCAGCTCCGCAACATGGCCACCGTCGGAGGCAACCTGCTCCAGCGCACCCGCTGCGGCTACTTCACCGACGTGACCAAGCCCTGCAACAAGCGTGTGTCCGGCAGCGGTTGCCCCGCGATCGAGGGCGAGCACCACAACCACGCCATCCTGGGTGCCTCCGAGCAGTGCGTGGCCATCCACCCATCGGACATGGGCGTCGCGCTGACCGCCTTCGACGCGGTCGTGTCGTACGAAACCGCCGACGGGCCCGGCGCATTGCCCCTCGCCGACTTCTACCTGCCGGTTGGTGACACCCCGCACCGCGAGACCGCGCTGCCGCCGGGCGCGCTGATCACCGGCGTCATGCTGCCGCCCGCTCCGGTGGCCGCCCGATCTCGCTACCGCAAGGTGCGCGAGCGTGCCTCGTACGCCTTCGCCATCGGCTCCGTCGCCGCGGCGCTCGACGTCCGGGACGGCGTCGTACGCGACGTACGCCTCGCCTTCGGGGCGGTCGCATCCCGGCCGTGGCGGGCGGCGACGGCCGAACGCGTCCTCACCGGAGCGCCTGCCGACGCCGAGACCTTCGCCGCCGCCGCGGACGCCGAACTCGCCGCGGCGAAACCGCTGCCCCACAACGCATACAAGGTGACCCTCATGCGCAACCTCGTCGTGGCCGTGCTGACCGAACTGACCGAGGAGGCCGCCCGATGACCACCACCCCCACGGCACGCAAGAACGCCGTCGGCACCGCGCACACGCGCGTGGAGGGCCGCGACAAGGTCACCGGAGCCGCCCGCTACGCCGGTGAGATCCCGTTCGCCGACCTTGCGTACGGCTGCCTGGTGGTGTCCACAGTCACCCGCGGCCGAATCCGTTCCATTGACACCGCCGAGGTCCTCGCCATGCCCGGTGTGGTAGCCGTCCTGCACCACGGCAACGCCCCGCGGGTCGAGACGGGGTACGTCGGTGTGCTGGGCGTTCCGGACCCGACCGCGGCCGTTTTCCAGCACGACAGGGTGCCGCACGCCGGCTGGCCGGTGGCGCTGGTCGTCGCCGACACCTCCGAACGGGCCCGGGAGGCCGCCGAAGCGCTGGTGGTGCACTACGAACAGGAGCCGCACGACGTCGACTTCACCAGCGAGCACCCCGACGCGTACCCGCTCGACAGCCATGGGCCGGCGGTGATCGAGAACGGCGACCTGGAGGCCGAACTCGCATCTTCCGCGGTGGTCGTGGACGCCGAGTACACCACCCCGGAAGAGCACCACACCATGATGGAGCCGCACGCGGCGACCGCCCGCTGGGACGGCGGCCGTCTCGAAGTCGTCGACTCCAACCAGGGGACCTTCTGGGTCGCGAGCGAACTCGCGCAGATGTTCTCGCTCGACCCGTCCGCTGTCCGGGTGCGCTCCGAACACGTCGGCGGCGGCTTCGGCAGCAAGGGCATCCGGGCACACCAGGTGGCCGCCGTCATGGCAGCGACCGAACTGCAGCGCCCGGTCCGTGTGGTCATGACCCGCCGTCAGATGTTCTCCCTCACCGGCTACCGCAGCCCCACCCGGCAGCGCCTGCGGCTCGGCGCCGATGCCGACGGCCGACTGCGCGCGCTGGAGCACCGTTCCCTCAGCGCCACCTCCACCGTGCACGAGTTCATCGAATCGGCCGCCGGCCCCGCCCGGACCATGTACGGCGCCGACGCCCACCACACCGCCAACCGGCTCGTCCGGCTCGACGTGCCGACCCCGACGTACATGCGTGCGCCGGGCGAGGCACCGGGATCGTTCGCACTGGAGTCGGCGATCGACGAACTCGCCGAGAAGTGCGGTCTCGACCCGATCGAACTGCGCGCCCGCAACGATCCCGCGGCGGGCCCGGTGTCCGGGCTGCCGTTCAGCGGCCGCAACCTGATCGCCTGTTTCAGGGAAGGCGCCCGCAGGTTCGGCTGGGCCGACCGTGACCCCCGCCCCGGCCTGCGTCGCGAGGGACGCTGGCTGCTCGGCACCGGCACAGCGGCCGCATCCTTCCCGGCGGGTGCCGGCCCGTCCACCGCGGCCGTGACGGCGGAGGCGGACGGCACCTTCACCGTGGGGGTCAACGCCGCCGACATCGGCACCGGCGCCCGGACCGCACTCACCCTGATCGCCGCCGACGCCCTTCAGACCGCGACGGAACACGTCCGGGTGCGCATCGGCGACAGCGACCTCGGCCCCGCGTTCATCGCCGGCGGCTCCATGGGCACCCGCTCCTGGGCGTGGGCGGTCATGGCCGCCGCACAGGAGCTGCGGGAGAAGCTCGCCCTCGGCGCCGACATCCCGCCGGAGGGGGTCACCGTACGGTCCGACACCACGGAGGCCCTCGGCGCCCTCGCCAGGACGGAACGACACTCCTTCGGCGCCCAGTTCGCCGAGGTGGCCGTCGACCCCGCCACCGGCGAGGTCCGGGTGCGCCGCATGCTCGGCGTCTTCGCGGCCGGCCGGATCGTCAACCCGCTCACCGCCCGCAACCAGTTCGTCGGCGGCATGACCTGGGGCATTTCCATGGCCCTGCACGAGGAGGCGGTCCGCGACCGGGCCCTGGGCAGCCACTACGGCGCCGACCTCGCCGGCTACCACGTCGCCTCCCACGCCGACGTTCCGGCCATCGAGGCGGACTGGATCGACGACCCGGACCCCGAGGACCCGGTCGGCATCAAGGGCATCGGCGAGATCGGCATCGTGGGCGCCGCCGCGGCCGTCGCCAACGCGGTCTGGCACGCGACCGGCGTACGCCACCGGGACCTGCCGATCCGCCCCGACCGAGTCCTGATGGCAGGCGTCCATGCTTGATCTCGCCGGGGACCTGCACCGCTGGATGGAGGAGGGCCGCGCGTTCGCCGTCGCCACCGTCGTGGCCGTCGGCGGCAGCGCCCCGCGCGGCCCCGGCGCCGCTCTCGCCGTCGACAGCGAGGGCACGGTTATCGGCTCCGTCTCCGGGGGCTGCGTGGAGGGAGCGGTGTACGACCTCTGCGTCCAGGCGCTGCAGCACGGCAAGACGGTCGTCGAACGGTTCGGATACAGTGACGAGGACGCCTTCGCGGTCGGTCTGACCTGCGGCGGGATCATCGACATCATGGTCATTCCGGTCGGCACGGACGCGCCTGGGAGGCCGGTGCTCCGGTCGGCCCTGTCGGCTGCCGTCCGGGACGAGCCGGCAGCCCTGGCCCGCGTCGTACGCGGCCCCGCCGATCTCCTCGGCACGGCCCTGCTGGTGCGGCCGAGCGAAGCGGCAGGGGAGCCATCCCGGCGCTCCCGGGCCAGCTCGTACGAAGGCGGACTCGGCGGGCAGACGGAACTGGACCGTGCGGCGGCAGGTGAAGCCCGCGCCATGCTGGACGCCGGCCGCACCGGCACGGTCGAGCTGTCGGCGGACGGCTCGCGCTGCCCCGGTGGACTGACCTTGCTCGTCGAGTCGAGCGTGCCTCCGCCCCGCCTGATCGTCTTCGGGGCGATCGACTTCGCCGCGGCACTTGTACGGGTGGGCAAGTTCCTCGGCTACCACGTCACCGTGTGCGACGCCCGCCCCGTCTTCGCCACCACGAACCGCTTCCCCGAGGCCGACGATGTCGTCGTCGACTGGCCGCACCGCTACCTGCGCGGCACCGCGACCGACGCGCGCACGGTGCTGTGCGTGCTCACCCACGACGCCAAGTTCGACGTGCCCCTGCTGGAAGCGGCCCTGCGGAGGCCGGCCGCGTTCGTTGGCGCGATGGGCTCACGGCGTACACACGCCGACCGGGAAAGACGGCTGCGGGAAGCGGGCTTGACCGACGGGGAGTTGGCCCGGCTGAGATCGCCGATCGGCCTCGATCTCGGTGCCCGCACACCCGAGGAGACGGCCCTGTCCATCGCGGCGGAGATCATCGCCACCCAACGGGGCGGAACGGGCGCGCCCCTGACCGGGTCGGGCAGACCGATCCACCACGAGGAGGAGACGCACGACGCGGGGACGAGCTCCGGCCCCTGGACACGGAGCACCGCGCCGATGCGAACGTCCATGCCGAGCTTGCGGTAGTGGCCGGGGCCATGCGCCGCGACGTACGTGTGGGCCGTAGGGTCCGAGCCGCCCCGACGGCGCACGGCCGACGCGCAGTCCTGACGTCGCCGTCTCCGGAGTGGGGCGACGCGCACTGAGCGCACGGCTCGGCGCCCTTCGCGACCGCGACCTGGCCCCTTCGTGACACACACCTTCGAAGAGCTCCTGGAGATGCAACGCGCCGCCGACCGGGCGCACGCGACCGTGCAAGCCCTGCGCGACCGGCGATCCGAACCCGAGCTCTTCTGGCAGGTCACGCCAGGGCGAGCAGGTGCGGTACTTCCACGCGACGGCTTCCAGGGGTCCCGAAGGGCATGCTGGCAACACAGAACAAGGGTTGCGCTCGTTGCGGGTCGGCGGTGGTCGGCCCACCGTCGTCCACGGGCCGGATCGGCCGGCATCGACGGCTCGATCCGCTCCCACATTGCATCAGTGATCACTAACCGGACAGACACATCCGATCAACTGACCAACCCACCAAGGAGACACGCTCTAGTCCACTGGCACCGCTGGCGCACCCGCCATCCCACCCGCGTACCGGGTGGCCCACTCTTCGACGGCGGCCAGGAAGGCGAGGAGCTGGGCTTGTACGGAGCCCAGGAGTTCGGGCAGTCGGGCCAGCGGCAGTTCGATGGCAAGGCCGTCCGGGCGCTTCGCTTCAGGCCGCAGCCGGATGGTCGCCCCAGTGTGCTCGGCGCGCGGCGTGGGGTCGTGGCCGAGCCAGGGCTCCTCGCCGTTCATCCAGTACATCCAGTACATCCAGTCTCGCCAGTTCTCCATGCCGAAGCAGCAGCCGGGCGGTGCGGTCACTCCGGTCGAGGTGTCCCGGACCCGGATGCCGCCGGGCGCGATGATCTGGTCAGTGGTCAGCAGCTGGTTGACCTGCTCGGTGCTGTCCTTGGGGCCCCGGGCCCGGGCCTCGTCACCGCTTTTGTTGTAGGTGGTCAGGACTGCCATAGCGGTGCCGAGCTCTTGCACGGACAGCAGGCCGGACAAGGCCAGGAGGTGGTCTGCGGGCGGGTCGGCTACGGGCCACAACGCGAAGTCGGTGGCGGAATAGGTTTCCAGCACGGCATCCATGATCAGCAGGTCCCCAGTGTCGCTCGTCAGATGGTGGGGACGCCTCTCTATCTCCGGGCGGGGCCGAGTCCTCACGTCTGCCGAGTTGCACCTGATGAGATATCTCAAGGTGTCTGGAGAACCGTCCCATTTCGGCTGCCCGGGCCCATCCCGGCGGGGAGTGGGGGCGGGGAGTGGGGTGGTCAGCATCGGCTCCGGCAGCGTCCAGGTCACGCCCCCCATGCCTTCCACCAGGTCCCTCCAAGTCGTCGAGAGTGGGTGATCAGTGGCCGGTCATCCGCACTGCCGCGCTGGGTCTCGCCAGCACCTTGGGTGTCTCGTCTCTGTCGTGCCGGGGCGCCGGCGCCAGGTGGTCGCTCAGGCGAGTGCCGAGCACGGGAGATCTGCTGTCCCCAACTGCGTCGCCGGGGCAGTCTGCAGGGATCAGTGGGGGGTGTTGGCGAGGAAGGAGAGAACGTGGGGCCAGCCCTGCTCGCGTGCGGCGGCGTCGGAGGCGCGGGTCCCGCCGAGCTTGGCTTTCTGGCCGGAGGTGGGGTTGATCACTCAGATGGCCCGTGGAAGGTAGGGGAAGGTTCCCACGCCGTGTCCTGCCCCTGGGTAGATGAGGGTTTGGTGGGGGTAGCGGTCGTGGTTGTCGTGCAGTTGGGCGGCGATCTGCCGGGCGAAGGCTGGGGATGCCCACAGGGCGTCGTCGGCGCCGGCGATGGACAGCAGCGGCCCGCTGAGATGGTCCAGCGGTATGAGGTCCTGGGGGACCGGCTGACCTTGGTAGGTCCAGGCATTGCCGCCGTGCGGGAAGCCTGGAATGACTTTGGAGGAGGGCGAGTACACGACAGTTCCGTGGACGAGCTGGGGGTAGTCCTCGGCCAGGAGCAGAGCGGCCTCGCTGCCGCGCGAGTAGCCCATCGCGATGATGTGGGCGGGGTCTGTCGACGGCTGTGCGGCCAGCAGGCGCGCAGCGGTGGCGAAGTATTCCAGCGGAATGTCGTGCAGGGTCGTGGGCAGACCGGCCACGCGGAAGTAGCCCAGTGCCAGCGTCGGATAGCCGTGGGAGGCCAGCAGCGCGGCCTCGAACTTCATGCTGACTCCGCCCTCCGATCCACCAAAAGCCAGCACTCCTGGATGGCGCGGGGTTCCAGGAGGGGGCAGGAACAGCTTCCCGACCACCTTGTCGTGCGCCAGGGACAGGTCCGTGCCGCGGACACCCGGCTTCGCCCATACGCGGGTGAGAGTGCGGTCCGCAAGCGAGCGCCCGTGCGCGGTGACACCGATCCGCACCTTGAAGGATGGGGCGAGATCTGGGTAGAGAGGGGCGAAGGAGGCCAGGTTGGGATCGCCGGACGGCGGCCTCATCGACGACAACAATCCCATGCCGTCGACCTTGTGGTAGGTCCCCGATTCCGGCCGCGACGTGGTGAGATCGACAACACCGTTCTCGTCCGCGGCAAAGGTCGCTTTTGCTTTCCAGACCTGCCCGTCGTACGCGCTCGCGGAGGAGTGCACGACGATCCGGCCTTGCGGGGCGAGGTGGGTGACTCTTATGTGCACAGGCTGATCGGCCAGGGCGACCGGCCTGTCAACAGTGATCACCGCCCGGGTACTGACAGGACGCGCCACTGAGCACCCGGCGGTCCCCCATATGACGATCACAGACATCACTAAACCTGCGGCCCACCACAGTGGCCTCCGTCGATACATCGTGCCCCCCTCGCCCCCGACCTTCCCCCCACATCTCCCATGGAGAGGGACGGCAGTCAACAGAGCCGTCGTGCGCTCCGGCCACCTCACCGGCCCGCGCACCGAACAGCGACATGCCGCGGGCGTTCCGGCACCCGGTGAGGGGCAGCGGCGGCGGCCAGGTCGGGGAGGAGCGGGTTTGCGCGCAGAACTGGATTCGCGCTTAGCTCCGGATGGCGCGGGCGAGCCAGGGGGTCAGAGTCACACGCAGGATCGGTGCTTTGTAGGTCTCGTCCCCAGGCAACGGGACGGTCAGCCATGCGCCGGGCGGGAAGAACCGCCCCGTCACGTAGGCCAGGCCACTATAGAGGGACCGCAGGAAGGCTGGGGCCGAGTCGCGGGGAACATCGTGGAAGGCGACGTTCTCGACACTGATCTTCGCGTCGTCCTCCGGGAAGATCTGTACGGTGACAGCCGGGGAGCCTTCCAACTCGATGAAGGCCTCGTGTGGCAGCGAGCCGTCCGGGTCGAGGACAGTGAATGCCCCGGCGGAGGTGCGGCGCGACGTCTGGTCCGCACCGATGTCGTCGGTCACGGTCATCGCGAGGCCGTACTCCCGCGCGATCTCACGTATCGCGGTGACGGCGGCTTCGGTGGTAGGCAGATGTGGATGGGTCATGATCCCACTGTCGCAGCAGGCTGATGGCCAGTGACCCGATCCAGGAATCCGCGCCGACGGCCGGACGAGTGACGGCATTTGGGGCTACCCGGTGCTGGCGCCCCAATCCAAGGTCTGCACGATCTCTGTTGTGCGCCCGTCTCGCGCTCGGGCAGCAGGCTGCGTCCCCGCTCGGGCCGTCTGCGCCGTGCGGGGGCGCTCAACGACGACTAACGCTGGCAACCACCGACAGTTAACTGAGCGTTTCACCCCGTGTGCGCAGTGTCGGTTTGCTCGCCGCTGTCTCTCCCGCCACCGTGTAGCGTCTGCTGGGCGGAAGGGTCGGCCGGACGACGGCCAACCGGGCTCGCGGCATCCACCCCCGTGCCATCGTTCCCCGCGCTCTGCCCGCCGCGGCCGCCGTGCAGTGGGATGCCAGCCGCACCGCCGGCCATGGCGGGATCCGCCTGAACTTGGAGGACCCCGAGAGCTGGTCCTACGCCCTGCTCGGACTCAACCCCGACGACGTACTGCTCTCCAGCGTCCTCAACCCGGTGGAGACGAGCTACGCCGAGCCGGAGGCGATCGCCCACGTTGCCCTGGAGCTGGTGGTGCACCGGCGGCTGCCGCAGGCGCGCTACCGCACCGAGTGGCCGGGCGCGAAGCAAGCGCGTGCGGCCGCGAGCGACTTCCGCCGCACCGCCTTTGGCGTCCCACCGTTGGGGCGAGGATGGGGGAGGAGATCACGGAGGGGGAGGGCGTGCAGCTGATCATCGACACCCAGCGGGACACCTACGAGCAGGCGATCGGCGCCGTGCAGGCCGCCTGCGGCTTCAACCTCGCCCCACGACAGACGGCTGGCCCGAGGCTCCCACCCTGGAACCGCGCCCCGGGCCGCAGGACCTGAGCGACGACGACCTGTGGGAAGGCTGGACGGAGCGACCGCTGTTCGACACGATCGCCGCGCTGATGCCCGGCGCCCGCACCGTGCTGCGCCGCATCGCCGACGTGGGGCGGTACCGCCACCTACGACGACATTCAGGCCCACTTCGTCGGCCACCCCGAGACCCCGATCGCGAAGAACCGGATCGGCGGGACGCTCACCTCCGTGCGGGCGGTCCGCCGCCGCATCGCCCCGGACAACAACACCCGCCTGCCCGAACTCGACGACCGGGTACGCGTCTACCGCATCGAGCCCGCCCTCATCGAGGGCCTGCAGCGGGCCTTCACCCTCGGCGACGCCCGCCCTGACCTGCTGCGCCAGGATCCGACAGTTACGTGAGCCGTGTTTTGGACCTTGCGGCCGACTGGTGAAAAGGAAGGCGGCGCCGAAAGCCGCGGCGACGTCACGGCAACCGCGCGGGGTGTGATGCATCCGGCCGCCGAGATCTGGCGGAAGTTGGTTTCAAGCTCCCGCCCTGCGCTCCCCCGAGAGGGGCGGGAGCCCCTCCCCGCTAGCAGCCGTTTGAGTGAGAGTGACAGTAGAAAGGCCAGCCTCCTCAGCCCGCCGAACGGGATTCAGACGCCGGCTACGAGCCCGGCGAGCCCCTCGAGGACCGCAAGTGCACGCCGGGTGCGATCTCTCCGGCGGTGACGCAGGCGAACCTGGGGTCGACGATCTGCCGCAAGGGCGGCTACACCTCCGGCGTACGCCCCTCCGCCTATGTGACGGGTAAGGAGAAGAGGCTGAACGCCGCCTCGGTTCGTGTCTACGCTCGCTCTGCTCGTCGCGCTGCTCCTGGTCGTCGTCGTGGTGCTGCTCGCGGCCGGCGTTGCCTACGTCGTGCACCGCCACCCGACCTGGGGCCAGCCCATTGGAGCCGCGTTCCGGCGCGGTCACGGTGATGGCCGCTCTGGTCGGCGTGATCCTCGCTCGGTGAGCAGCACTCCCGTGCGTGGTCGAGGCATCGGGGAGCCCGACCACGCACGGCTCTTGGTGGAGGTCTCCCAGCACGCCAACGTCCGGGTGCGCCATGTGGCTGAGGCAATTGTGGCGGTGGTCACCGGCAAGGACCCCGCGCCCCGGAGGTTGCGGGATCACCTGGTGGCGGCGATGTCGAGGCGGCAGGTGAAGTGGGCATGAACCGTGGGGGGTGGGGTAGATGGGTGCGGCTGGCCGGGAAAGGGGTCGTGACCTGGGGAGGTCTAAGGTGCCGCTTTCCCGGCCCTTGGCTTCACCGAACGCCGGCGCCGCTTGTCCCGTCGGAACGCCATCACGGTCTGACCCCGCAGCCAGCCGATTCCCACCACGTATCCGAAGTTTACGAGCCGCATCCAACTCGCGGACAAATGATCGAATGACGGGTGCAGGGCCGGGGTAGAACGATGCCGGGCGTCATCCCGCAGGGGAAGGCCCCGTTGTCGACCCGGCCGGCACCCCCGGCAAGATTCGAAGGACGCAGTATGGCCGGCGGCACCGTGAAGTGGTTCAACTCCGAGAAATGAGCGGGGTGACCAGAGTGGGTTGCTCCTGCGGGTCGAGGACCGCCGGGGTGGCGTGGTGGATGTAGCGGCGCGAACGTCGTAATTCCTCATGGCGTCGAGGGCGTCGGATCTCGTGGTGGGGCATGAAGCAGGTGATGAGGCCCGCCGCGAGCGAGGCACCGGCCACGCCCCAGAAGGCGATCGTGGTCCCGGGTCTTGGGGCGAGGCCTGAAGGCCGATCGGCCCCGCCGTGATCCCGGCGGCGGCTCGGTTTCGCGGATGCGGACAGTGGTCATTCCCGCTCGGCAGCGTGCATACCATTGCATGAACGGCATCCAGGCCAGGCTTCCAGGTCGCCCACCAGTGGAGATGCCGCCCGGTCGCCTGGTTCCGCGAGGACGCGGAGCCGTCGGGTGCTGGGGAGGTACAGGAAAACGGGGGGTGCGGCATGCATCGGCGGGCGCTACTGGGTCGCGATACGGAGCGGCGCACGCTGGCTGCCCTGGTCGAGCAGGGGGCCGCCGGTTCGGGCGGCGCGACGGTGATCACCGGAGCGCCGGGGATCGGCAAGTCGGCGCTGGTCGCGGAGGCCGCGGGCGCGGCAGCACGA
Coding sequences:
- a CDS encoding acyl-CoA thioesterase/bile acid-CoA:amino acid N-acyltransferase family protein; this encodes MSVIVIWGTAGCSVARPVSTRAVITVDRPVALADQPVHIRVTHLAPQGRIVVHSSASAYDGQVWKAKATFAADENGVVDLTTSRPESGTYHKVDGMGLLSSMRPPSGDPNLASFAPLYPDLAPSFKVRIGVTAHGRSLADRTLTRVWAKPGVRGTDLSLAHDKVVGKLFLPPPGTPRHPGVLAFGGSEGGVSMKFEAALLASHGYPTLALGYFRVAGLPTTLHDIPLEYFATAARLLAAQPSTDPAHIIAMGYSRGSEAALLLAEDYPQLVHGTVVYSPSSKVIPGFPHGGNAWTYQGQPVPQDLIPLDHLSGPLLSIAGADDALWASPAFARQIAAQLHDNHDRYPHQTLIYPGAGHGVGTFPYLPRAI
- a CDS encoding ANTAR domain-containing protein, which encodes MSTLALLVALLLVVVVVLLAAGVAYVVHRHPTWGQPIGAAFRRGHGDGRSGRRDPRSVSSTPVRGRGIGEPDHARLLVEVSQHANVRVRHVAEAIVAVVTGKDPAPRRLRDHLVAAMSRRQVKWA
- a CDS encoding XdhC/CoxI family protein, which gives rise to MLDLAGDLHRWMEEGRAFAVATVVAVGGSAPRGPGAALAVDSEGTVIGSVSGGCVEGAVYDLCVQALQHGKTVVERFGYSDEDAFAVGLTCGGIIDIMVIPVGTDAPGRPVLRSALSAAVRDEPAALARVVRGPADLLGTALLVRPSEAAGEPSRRSRASSYEGGLGGQTELDRAAAGEARAMLDAGRTGTVELSADGSRCPGGLTLLVESSVPPPRLIVFGAIDFAAALVRVGKFLGYHVTVCDARPVFATTNRFPEADDVVVDWPHRYLRGTATDARTVLCVLTHDAKFDVPLLEAALRRPAAFVGAMGSRRTHADRERRLREAGLTDGELARLRSPIGLDLGARTPEETALSIAAEIIATQRGGTGAPLTGSGRPIHHEEETHDAGTSSGPWTRSTAPMRTSMPSLR